From the genome of Gemmatimonadota bacterium:
GAAAGCGACGGACTCGGCCGCCCACTCGCTCGGGGCCTCCTGACGCTCGGAAAGCGACTCGACGTCGAGCGCCGAAGAGAAGCCGCCTTCGGCGACCGTTGTGGACTCGTCGACCGCCGCGAGGTCCGGCGCGGTAGAGTTCGTCCCCTCGATTTCGAGGGCCGTCTCGACCGAGGTGAGGGCGGTCGCCGCATCGGGCGCGAAGACACGCTCGACTGACGCCTCCGCGGACGCCTCCACGCCTCGCGGCGTGGCCGAGGCGGTCACGGCCTCGTCCGACCCTCCCTCCGGGACGTGGGCGAAGGGGGCGACGGCGATTCGCCGCGCACCGAGCGCCTTGAGCGGCCCCTGCCCCGCCCCACGCGGGTTGCCGCTGAAGGGACGAAGGACGGGACGCCGGGGGGCAGTGCCGCCCTGGTCCTGCGAGACATCAGCCATGTGAGCCGCTCCGATCGACAGTCCGTGACAGTCCGGGATGGGCGGTCGGCCGCGTCTCCTGCTAGGGTGACGACCAGCCGTGCGTGCCCAAGAGCGGGACGAATCGGACGGGTACGATGTCACGCCGCTCGACCCGATCCGCGTGCCGCGTGACCATGGTGAGCATCTGCTCCCCCCGGTCGCCGAGGGGGATCAGGAGCCGCCCGCCGACGGCCAACTGGTCGACGAGGGGCTGGGGGATCCCCGGCGACGCGGCCGAGACGAGGATCGCGTCGTACGGCGCGTACTCGCGCCACCCGATCGTCCCATCGCCCAGCAGGAAGGACACGTTGCGGACGCCGCACTCGCGCAGGACCTGGCGCGCCCCGTCCAGGAGCGGCCCCACGCGCTCGATCGTGAAGACCTGGTCGGCGAGGTGGGAGAGCAGGAACGTCTGGTACCCCGACCCCGTGCCGATCTCGAGGACGCGTTCGGTCCCCTTCAGCTGCAAGAGCTGGAGGTAGCGGGCGTGCACGCTCGGTTGCGAGATCGTCTGCTTGTTGCCGATCGGGATCGACGAGTCCTCGTAGGCGCGGTGGCGAACGCCCGTCGGGACGAAGAGGTGGCGCGGTGTCTCCTCGATCGCGCGCAGGACGGTCGGGTCGGTGATGCCCCCCGCCTGCAGCAGGTCGACGAGACGACGGCGCGCGCCGCGGTACTCCGGGTTTACGGAGCTCGCCACCAGCGCTCCGATGCGTCGAGCATGTCCCGATGCGTGAGGTCCAGGTGCAACGGGGTCACGGACACGAAGCCATCACGAATCGCCTGGAAGTCGGAGTCGTCGCTCCCGGTCCAGGTGATCTCGCCGCCGCCGATCCAGAAGATCTTGCGGCCCCACGGGTCCTTCATCGGCTGGATCGAATTCGAGTAGACCCGCCGACCGAGCCGCGTGAGCTTGATCCCCTTGATCTCGTCGGCGCGCAGCGGTGGCAGGTTCACGTTGAGCAGCGTCCCCTCGGGAAAAGCGGGGAGCGTCGTCAGGTGGCGCAGGAGCGGGACGAGGATCTCGATCTGCTCATCGAGCTTGGCGATGTCGGCGCGCAGGTCGCCGCCCGCGAACGAGAAGGCGAGCGAGGGGATGCCTAACGCCAATCCCTCCATGGCCGCCGACACGGTGCCCGAATAGAGCACGTCCTCGCCCATGTTCTGTCCGTGGTTGATCCCGCTCAGCACAAAGTCGGGACGCTCGTCCATCAGCGCCTCGACGGCGAGCATCACGCAGTCGGTGGGCGTGCCGTCGACTTGGAAGCGGCGGTCGCCGCGCCGAACCGGTCGCAGCGGATGATGGAGGGTGAGGGAGTGCGACGTCGCACTCTGCTCGCGATCGGGGGCCACCACGGTGACCTCGCCGATCTGCTCCGCGGCGCGCACCAGGCAGTCGAGCCCGTGCGCGAGGATGCCATCGTCGTTGGTGCAGAGGAATCGCATGATGTCGCTAACGGTAGCGCGCCACGGGCGTTTGGGCTACCTCGGGAACGATTGCGTGGGCCGTCATCATCCCGCGTATCGCCCGACGCATGACTAGCGTTCGGCCCCGGGAAGCTCCTCGGCATCGACCTTCGGGATCGGCGCCGAGCCGTCGAGGATGGACGCGAGTTGCTCCAGCTCTCGCTGCAGTTCGGCCAGCGTCTCGACGGCGAGCGCCTCGCGCGCCGCGACCTTGACCGCCCCGCCCTTGCGGTGCTCATCGACCTTCTGCCGCGCCCCGTCGATGGTGTACTTCTCGGTGTAGAGCAGGTGCTTCACGAGCTGGATGAGCTCCACCTCGCGCCGCTGGTACACCCGGTTGCCGGAGCGATTCTTCGCCGGATTGAGGAATCGGAACTGGCTTTCCCAGTACCGAAGCACGTGCGGCTTGAGATCGGTGAGCTGGCAGACGTCACCGATGGAAAAGAACTCCTGGACGACCTCATCGCTCATGCATCACGCTCCGGGCGCAGTTCACGCCCCATGAGATCGGCGAGCGCATCGCGCGGCGCCTGCTGTTCGAAGAGGATGCGCGAGATGGCGCGCACGATCGGCATGTCGACACCTTCGCGCTCGGCCAGCGCGCGCGCGCTGTCGGTCGTGGTGATCCCCTCGGCCACACTTTCCGTGGCCGCGAGGACGTCGGCGAGGGCCCGTCCCTGCCCCACCTCCAGCCCCACAGCGCGATTGCGGCTGAGCGCCCCGGTGCAGGTGAGCACGAGGTCCCCCATGCCGGCGAGCCCCGCGAACGTCTCGGGGCGCGCACCTAACGCGACCCCGAGCCTCGTCATTTCAGCCAGTCCGCGGGTGATGAGGGCGGCGCGCGAATTGAGTCCGAGCCCGACCCCCTCGGCGATCCCCGTGGCCACGGCCATCACGTTCTTGAGGGCTCCGCCCACCTCCACGCCCACCACGTCATCGTTGGAATAGACGCGGAAGACCGGCGAGCTGAGGACGCGTTGCACGGCCGCCGCGGCCGCCGGGTCGTCCGACGCGGCAACGACGGCAGTGGGCATCCCGCGCGCCACTTCGAGTGCGAAGCTCGGGCCACTCACGGCGACGACCCCGTGTTGCGGCAGTTCCTGGCGCACCACGTCGGTCATCAGCGCCAGCGTCCCGCGTTCGATCCCCTTGGTGGCGACGACGGCGAGTGCCCCGGGTTCCACCCGGTGTGCCGCGCCACGCACCACGTCGCGCAGGACGTGCGACGGCGCCACGTACAGCACCAGCTGCGCCCCGCCTAACGCCTCGGCCATGTCGGTCGTGGCGTGAATGCGGGCATCGAGCGTCGCGCCGGGGAGGAAGCGCGGGTTGGCGTGCGACAGGTTGAGGTGCGCGGCAACGTCGGCCTCGCGCGCCCACAGGCAGGTCTCATGCCCTCCCTGCGCGAGCAGGTGCGCCAGCGCGCTCCCCCATGCCCCACCCCCGATGACGGCGCAACGCATCAGCGCGCCGCTCCTCCGGGTCGCCCGAGCCGCGACTCCTCGCCACGACGCAGGCGCCCGATGTTGGCGCGGTGGGTCCAGACCACGAAGGCGGCGATGAGCACCGACACGAGACCGAGGGGCGACGATGCCCCTTCACGCACGACCACCGTCGTCGCGAGCGCCGCCGCACCGAGCATCGAGCCTAACGACACGTATCGGGTCGCGGCCACCACGACGACGAACGTGCCGAAGGCGGCGAGAAACGGGACGGGGGCCAGCGCCGCGAAGACCCCCGACGCCGTGGCCACCCCCTTGCCGCCCCCCTTGAACAGCCCCGCGTAGGGGCGCACGTGCCCCACGATCGCCGCGACTCCGAAGGCCACCGGCCACCAGACCCCCGTCACCTGCGCCAGAGAGGGAAAGGCCAGCACCGGGACGGCCCCCTTGAGCGCGTCGAGCAGCAACACGACGATGGCCGCCGCCGCCCCGAGGGTGCGATAGACGTTCGTCGCCCCGAGGTTTCCCGAACCGTGCTGGCGCAGGTCGATGCCGCGCAGCGCACGCCCCGCGAAGTACGCGAACGGTGTCGAACCGAGGAGATACGCAGCCAAGAGTGCGGCGGCAGCAGCCATGTCAGGGCGCGTTCTTTTTCTTCACCTGGACGCGCAGCGGATTCCCCTTGAAGCCCCACGCCTCGCGGAAGCCGTTGTGCAGGTAGCGCACATAGTGCTCTTCCAGCGCATCGGTGTTGTTCCCGAAGACGATGATCGTCGGGGGCGCCGTCTCCACCTGCGTGGCGTAGTGCAGCTTGACCTCGCGCCCCGCGGCCTGTGGCGGTTGACGACGGGCAACCAGCTCCTCGAGCACCGCATTGACCTGCGAGGTCGTGATGCGCTTGTGCCGCTCTTGCTCCACTTCCAGCAGGACGTCGAGGATCCTGGTGACGCGCTGTCCCGTCTTGGCCGACGTGAAGAGGAAGGGGACGTTCGTGAGATACGGCGCCTTCTCGATGCACTTCTTCTGGAACTTGGCGGCGGTCTTGTCGTCCTTCGACACCAGGTCCCACTTGTTGACCACGATGATCATCCCGCGCCCGGCTTCCCACGCCAGCGTGGCGATCTTGAGGTCCTGGTTGTGCAACTCCTCGGTCGCATCGATCAGGAGACAGCAGATGTCGGCCCGGTCGATCGCGCGACGCGTGCGCAGCGCCGAGTAGAACTCGACGCCGTCGTCCACGCGCGACTGGCGGCGCAAGCCCGCCGTGTCGATGAAGACGATGTCGCGCTCGTGATAGCGCATCGGCGAGTCGATCGCGTCGCGCGTCGTCCCGGCCACATCGGAGACGACGAGACGTTCCTCGCCCAGCAGGCGGTTCACGAACGACGACTTCCCGACGTTGGGACGCCCGACAACCGCGATCTTGAGCGACGTGTCGTCTTCGGCCGGGACCTCGGGGATGTTGGCCACGACGATGTCGAGCATGTCGCCCGACTGCTTGCCGCTGACGGCAGAGACCGGGATCGGGTCGCCGGCGCCCAGCTCATAGAACTCGTAATAGTCCGTGGCCGACGGGTTGTCCGCCTTGTTGGCGATCACGAGGAACGGCTTGCCCGACGTGCGCAGGAGGTCGGCGATGCGATGGTCGACCGGGTGCATCCCGTTCTTGGCATCGACGACGAAGAGGAGCAGGTCGGCCTCGTCGATCGCCTGTTGCACCTGACGACGGATCTCGAGGTCCATCGCGGCGCGCGGGTCGTCGGTGATCCCCCCCGTATCCACGAGCCAGAACGCCGAGCCCGCCCATTCGGCGCGCCCGAAATGGCGGTCGCGCGTGGTCCCCGCTTCTTCGCTGACGATCGCCGTGTTGCGCCCGACGATGCGGTTGAACAGCGCCGACTTCCCCACGTTCGGGCGGCCGACGAGTGCGACGACGGGAAGACTCACGTGGCCCCCGCGATGTCGGAGGGAGCGCCCTGACCTTCGAATTGCAGCACGTCGATGAAGTCGTAGGATGGATAGACGGGCATTGGCAATGCCTCGCGGACGGCGACGAATGTCTGGTCGTCCAGGAAGATCCCGTCTTCGTTGATCGACTCGGCCGGTACGAGCGCCAGGTCGAGGTCGTGCCGGTCGCGCAGCGCCGTAAGGATGTCGGCCCCCACGAGGAGGCCAGCGGTCGTCGTTGTCGGACCGAACAGCGAGTTGACCGTCGGGAGCATCTCGAAGGTCGCCCCCGTCGCCTCAGCGAGTCGCGCGAGCAGGGGCGGCATGATCTCGCGCATCGCCAGCCCGGTCACGATGCCGATACGCTTCCCGTCGAGCCTCGGGAGCGCCGCGAGACCGTCCGCGACGCGGGAACGCAGGGCCGTCACCGAACCGACACCGTTCTCGATCTGCGGAAAGTCGCCGTAGTGGGCGGCATCCGGGAGTTCACGTCCGGCCAGCAAGTACAGCTCGTCGGAACCATAGACCCAGTTCGCGCCGCGCGCCTCGCGCGCCCGGGCAGCCCATCGCTCCACGGTCTCGAGCAGGCGCAGCGCGTTCTCGCGACTCATCGACTCGCCGGAATACAGATGCGAGAACTGCGTCAGGCCGACAGGAACCAGGGCCACCGAAAGACAGGCGTCGCCAAAGGCCCACAGGTCCGCCAGCGATTCTTCCAGCACTGCGCCGTCATTGAGCCCCGGCACGACGACCATCTGGCCGTGGAACTGGATCCCGCCCTCGACCAACCGCGTGAGCTGCGCGAGGATGTTGGGAACGCGTGGGTTGTTGAGGAGCTTCTTGCGCGCCTCCCACGGCGTCGCATGCACGGACACATAGAGCGGCGAGAGCCGATACTCGATGATCCGCTGGAAGTCGCGCTCCTTGAGGTTCGAAAGCGTCGCGAAGTTGCCGTATGCGAACGAGAGACGGTAATCGTCGTCGCGGATGTACAGCGGCTTTCGCAGCCCCTTGGGGAGCCCTTCGATGAAGCAGAACTCGCACCGGTTGGCGCAACGGCGCACCGTGGGCGGTTCGAGTTCGACGCCGAGCGCTTCGCCTTCGGGGCGCTCGATCTCGTACACGATCTCCTCGCCCGACGGGAGCCGCACCGCGATCTCCAACTCGTCGTCCGCCGTCATGAACTCCCAATCGAGAAAGTCCTCGATCTCGCGCCCGTTCACGGAGACGATCTCCGTGCCGGCCACGATCTCGAGTTCCTGGGCGATGCTGTCGGGAGCCACGCGTGCGACGCGAACCATGCCTGACGACGGAGCCTGACGAAGAGCGGGTGGAGAGACGAACGGGGGAAGCGCGCGCGGGCGCGATCTTCCCCCGAAAAGCAAGGTCCGACCCTCGGGCCGGACCTCAAGGAACTTAGCAGTTCGTCTGGCCGATATCAATGCAGCACATACACTTTCACGCCTGAGCCTCGCCGACAATCGAAGCTCCCGCATCGCAGAAACAGAGCGGCGGCGGCCCCCACCGGGGTGCCGCCGCCACCTGCAAATCCGTCACGCGAGCACGTCGTCGACCCGGCTGCGGGCCGCGTGTCGCATCAGCTACCGAATGGCGCGTAGCGGTAGGCGACCACCCCCGCCCCTTCGACCTCCACGCGGAACGCCTTCGATTTCTTCCCCGCGACCGCACCCACCGCCGCCTCCTTGGCAGTGACGACATTCCCCGCCGCATCGAGGAACTCGAACTTCACGGTGTAGCTCTTCTCGGCGTCGGTGAGGTTCTCGATCGAACCGCCGAGGGTGTGCTTGTTCCCGTCGTGCGACCAGAGGTTGACCGTGAGCTTGACCGGGGCCTCGGTGAAGCGCTTGAAGTACTTCATGAGCGAGTCGTTCGCCGCCTTGTACTGGTTCTCCAGTTCCGTGGCCGCCTGACGATCGGCCGCCGTCGCCGGGGTCTTCTTGGCCTTGGCCGCGGCGTTGAAATCGGTCGTCTTCTTCTTGACCACCGACGCCTGGTTCTGGAAGTAGAGCGCCCAGAGCTGGTAGTTCTCGGGGTTCTCCGGGTCCACGACGAGGAGGCGGCTCAGGATGGCCGGTACCTCGTTCCACTTCTCGAGCTTCTGCAGCGTCACCGAGAGGTTGAACAGGCCGTCGCGCGAGGCGACGTTCTTCTTGAGCCCGGCGCCGAAGAGTGCGGCCGCATCGGCCGCGCGATCGGCTCGAGCGGCGTTCACGCCGGCTTCGAAGAGCGCGCCGTCGGAGAACTTGTCGGGGTTGGCGACCATGTCGCCAAAGACCTTGTCGGCCGCCGCGGTGTTACCGGACGCGATCTGCGCGCGCGCCAGCGCCCCCTGCGCCTTCGGGTCCCCGGGGAACTCGACCAGGAAGGCCTCGAGGTACGTCGTGGCGTCGGTGAACTTCGCCTTCTTGGCGTCGCCGTCGAGGGTCTCGGCCTGCGCCATCACGAGCTGCGCGACGTTCATCATGACGTTCTTGCGCTCGTCGACCTGCGAGGTGTCGCCCTTCATGAGCTCGGCCATCTTCTTGAACGACCCGACGGCGGCGTCGATGGAGTCCTTGGACTGCTGGACGTTGCCGAGGATGTTGTAGCCGATGTAGGCCAGCTTGTAGCCGTCGTAGACCGACAGGCCGCGCTTCACGAGGGCGCCGGCCGAGTCCATCTGCTGCTGGTTGTACAGGTTGACCGCGGCGTTCACGAGCGGGGCGTACAGGCGGCGGCGCCATTCCTCGGTGTCGTCCTTGCAGGCTGCGTTCGAGGCCTCGACCGTGTCGAACGCCTCGTCGGCGGCGGCCACGAGGTCGAGGGTGCCCTCCGGTTCGGTGGTGAAGCCAAGGGCCGAACGCTTCACGAAAAGCGAGCTGTCGCGTCCCTGGCTCATCGCCAGCTCGGCGTACAGCCCATACGCGCGCCCCAGGACGAAGGCGCGACCGACCGCGTTGGCGGCGACGATCTTCTCCTGGTCCTTCGTGAGCAGCGCCACCGCCTGGCCGACGCTCTTGAGCTTGTCCTCAGGCTTGCCGATCGGCAGCGCCGCCTTGGCAAGCGCGTTGGCGGCATCCTTCACTTGGTTCGGCTTCTTCTCGTCGACTTCGCACTTGGCCTGCGCCATGGCAGGAACCGGGTGCAGCGCGAGGGCGAGTGAGACAGCAACCGAGAAGCGAGACAGGGTCATTCTTTCTCTCCTTGCATGGTGAGGCGCGGCAGGCGCGCCGGCGTGAATCCTACCCATTCTCAGCGGTCGCGTTCCGCCGCGGCGAGCGCGAGCGACGAGACGTCGCCCAGTGCCCGCCCCGTGGCGTCGGCCACCGCGCGTACGTCGTCGAACTCCGGCTTGGATCGCTGGGTCCCGTTAGGCAGGGTTGCCACCTTGATCCGCACGGTATGCCCCAGCACCTCGACCACCCGCGTCGCGCGCGGCAGCACGCGCCGTTCCACCATCGAGCGCCGCACGCCTAACGTCGACGTGTGGAGGAAGAGCAGGTCCTCGAGGCGCGGGGCGTCGCCCTCCCCTGCGAGGACCTCGAGCCGTTGTCCCGCGCGTCCCTTCTTCATGAGCGTCCCCGTGACCACCACGTCGAGCGCCCCGCCTTCCCGCAGCATGTCCGCGCACGCCGCCACGTGCTCCGGCGACATGTCGTCGATGTCGGTCGCGAGGAGGACGAGCCGTTCCGTCCGGCCGTCCGCCAGCGTCGCATCGTCCGCCAAGGTCACGCGCAACGCATTCACGCGCCCCAGCAGGTCCTTCGTCCCGGCGCCATAGCCGCTGCACCGCGGGATGTAGCGCACGGGCGGCCGCCCGGACGAGAGGACCTTCACCAGCACGGCCCCCGTCGGCGTGACCAGCTCTCCGGCCCCGTCCGGCCCCGGGCGCACCGTGTGCCCCTCGAGCAGGCGCAGCGTGGCAGGGGCCGGCACGGGGAGCACACCATGCGCAGCCTTCACAAAGCCGTCTCCGAGCGAAATCGTCCCACAACAAACGCGGGAGACCCCCAGTTCGCTCAAGCCCCAGATCGCGCCGATCACGTCGAGGATCGCGTCGACGGCCCCCACCTCGTGCAAGTGGACCTCGTCCATCGCCACGCCGTGAATCCGCCCCTCCTCCGAGGCGAGGGCGGTGAACGCCTGGTCGGCGAGGGCGCGCACGCTCGGCGGGACCGGTGCCGCGGCCAGCAGGGCACGCACCTCACCGATGTGTCGGCCGTGTGGTTGCTCGGGGATGTCGAAATCGACCTTCTTGCAGGCGATCATGCCGCGCTGCACATCGGCGATGCGCACCCCGACCCCATCGAGGCCGAGCCGATCGGGGAGCGCACGAAGCCACGCCGGGTCGAGCCCGACGTGGACGAGTGCCCCCAGCATCATGTCGCCAGCGATGCCGCTGAACGGTTCGAGAATCGCGATCGTCACGGCGAAAAAATACACTCCCGGCGGTCGCTACGCCCGGTAGCTCGCCCCGCTCCCGGTGTTGTAGACGACCACTTCGCTGTCGGCGGACAGGCGCCCGAGGCGCACGAGCTTGGCCGTCACGAAGAGGGCGGCCCCACCCTCGGGCGCGGCATCGATGCCGGTGGTGTGCGCGAGGCGTGCGGTGAAGTCGCGAATCTCGTCTTCTGTGGCGCTCTCGGCGTCGCCGCCGCTCTCGCGTAGCGTCTTGAGGACGAGTCGGTCGCCCAGCGGCCCCGGCACGCGAAGCCCGCTGGCGTAGGTCCACGGATTCTCCCAGGGAGTGGCGCGATCGGCCCCCTCGGTCAGCGCCCGGACCAGCGGCGCGCACCCGGCGGCCTGCGCCACGATCATCTGCGGCAGGCGCGCGTTGGAGTCGAGCCACCCCCAGCGCCGCATCTCGTGGAAGGCCTTCCACATCCCGATGACGCCTTCCCCCCCGCCGGTCGGATAGACAATGGCGTCGGGAAGTCGCCACCCCAACTGTTCGGCCAGTTCCAACCCGAGGGTCTTGTTCCCCTCCGCCCGATAGGGCTCGCGAAGCGTCGCCACGTTGAAGAAGCCGGTCTCCTTGGCGTACTCCACGCTCAACCGGCCGCAGTCGCCGATGTGCCCGTCGATGGTGACCAGGTCGACGCCCATGGCCCGGATGATGTCCAGGATGGGGCGCGGGGTGGTGGCCGGCGCGTAGATGCGTGCCTGCATCCCGGCCGCGGCCGCGTAGGCCGCGAGCGCCGCCCCCGCGTTCCCCGCGGTCGGCACCACGAGCCCGGGGACGCCGCGCGCCTTGGCCCGCGTGACGGCCGCGCTGAGCCCGCGCGCCTTGAACGACGCCGTGGGATTCACCCCCTCGTCCTTGATCCAGAGGCGTCGCACCCCGATGAGGCGGGCGAGGGC
Proteins encoded in this window:
- a CDS encoding protein-L-isoaspartate(D-aspartate) O-methyltransferase; this translates as MVASSVNPEYRGARRRLVDLLQAGGITDPTVLRAIEETPRHLFVPTGVRHRAYEDSSIPIGNKQTISQPSVHARYLQLLQLKGTERVLEIGTGSGYQTFLLSHLADQVFTIERVGPLLDGARQVLRECGVRNVSFLLGDGTIGWREYAPYDAILVSAASPGIPQPLVDQLAVGGRLLIPLGDRGEQMLTMVTRHADRVERRDIVPVRFVPLLGTHGWSSP
- the surE gene encoding 5'/3'-nucleotidase SurE, which gives rise to MRFLCTNDDGILAHGLDCLVRAAEQIGEVTVVAPDREQSATSHSLTLHHPLRPVRRGDRRFQVDGTPTDCVMLAVEALMDERPDFVLSGINHGQNMGEDVLYSGTVSAAMEGLALGIPSLAFSFAGGDLRADIAKLDEQIEILVPLLRHLTTLPAFPEGTLLNVNLPPLRADEIKGIKLTRLGRRVYSNSIQPMKDPWGRKIFWIGGGEITWTGSDDSDFQAIRDGFVSVTPLHLDLTHRDMLDASERWWRAP
- a CDS encoding MerR family transcriptional regulator — protein: MSDEVVQEFFSIGDVCQLTDLKPHVLRYWESQFRFLNPAKNRSGNRVYQRREVELIQLVKHLLYTEKYTIDGARQKVDEHRKGGAVKVAAREALAVETLAELQRELEQLASILDGSAPIPKVDAEELPGAER
- a CDS encoding NAD(P)-dependent glycerol-3-phosphate dehydrogenase → MRCAVIGGGAWGSALAHLLAQGGHETCLWAREADVAAHLNLSHANPRFLPGATLDARIHATTDMAEALGGAQLVLYVAPSHVLRDVVRGAAHRVEPGALAVVATKGIERGTLALMTDVVRQELPQHGVVAVSGPSFALEVARGMPTAVVAASDDPAAAAAVQRVLSSPVFRVYSNDDVVGVEVGGALKNVMAVATGIAEGVGLGLNSRAALITRGLAEMTRLGVALGARPETFAGLAGMGDLVLTCTGALSRNRAVGLEVGQGRALADVLAATESVAEGITTTDSARALAEREGVDMPIVRAISRILFEQQAPRDALADLMGRELRPERDA
- the plsY gene encoding glycerol-3-phosphate 1-O-acyltransferase PlsY is translated as MAAAAALLAAYLLGSTPFAYFAGRALRGIDLRQHGSGNLGATNVYRTLGAAAAIVVLLLDALKGAVPVLAFPSLAQVTGVWWPVAFGVAAIVGHVRPYAGLFKGGGKGVATASGVFAALAPVPFLAAFGTFVVVVAATRYVSLGSMLGAAALATTVVVREGASSPLGLVSVLIAAFVVWTHRANIGRLRRGEESRLGRPGGAAR
- the der gene encoding ribosome biogenesis GTPase Der — translated: MSLPVVALVGRPNVGKSALFNRIVGRNTAIVSEEAGTTRDRHFGRAEWAGSAFWLVDTGGITDDPRAAMDLEIRRQVQQAIDEADLLLFVVDAKNGMHPVDHRIADLLRTSGKPFLVIANKADNPSATDYYEFYELGAGDPIPVSAVSGKQSGDMLDIVVANIPEVPAEDDTSLKIAVVGRPNVGKSSFVNRLLGEERLVVSDVAGTTRDAIDSPMRYHERDIVFIDTAGLRRQSRVDDGVEFYSALRTRRAIDRADICCLLIDATEELHNQDLKIATLAWEAGRGMIIVVNKWDLVSKDDKTAAKFQKKCIEKAPYLTNVPFLFTSAKTGQRVTRILDVLLEVEQERHKRITTSQVNAVLEELVARRQPPQAAGREVKLHYATQVETAPPTIIVFGNNTDALEEHYVRYLHNGFREAWGFKGNPLRVQVKKKNAP
- a CDS encoding DUF512 domain-containing protein, with translation MVRVARVAPDSIAQELEIVAGTEIVSVNGREIEDFLDWEFMTADDELEIAVRLPSGEEIVYEIERPEGEALGVELEPPTVRRCANRCEFCFIEGLPKGLRKPLYIRDDDYRLSFAYGNFATLSNLKERDFQRIIEYRLSPLYVSVHATPWEARKKLLNNPRVPNILAQLTRLVEGGIQFHGQMVVVPGLNDGAVLEESLADLWAFGDACLSVALVPVGLTQFSHLYSGESMSRENALRLLETVERWAARAREARGANWVYGSDELYLLAGRELPDAAHYGDFPQIENGVGSVTALRSRVADGLAALPRLDGKRIGIVTGLAMREIMPPLLARLAEATGATFEMLPTVNSLFGPTTTTAGLLVGADILTALRDRHDLDLALVPAESINEDGIFLDDQTFVAVREALPMPVYPSYDFIDVLQFEGQGAPSDIAGAT
- the larC gene encoding nickel pincer cofactor biosynthesis protein LarC: MTIAILEPFSGIAGDMMLGALVHVGLDPAWLRALPDRLGLDGVGVRIADVQRGMIACKKVDFDIPEQPHGRHIGEVRALLAAAPVPPSVRALADQAFTALASEEGRIHGVAMDEVHLHEVGAVDAILDVIGAIWGLSELGVSRVCCGTISLGDGFVKAAHGVLPVPAPATLRLLEGHTVRPGPDGAGELVTPTGAVLVKVLSSGRPPVRYIPRCSGYGAGTKDLLGRVNALRVTLADDATLADGRTERLVLLATDIDDMSPEHVAACADMLREGGALDVVVTGTLMKKGRAGQRLEVLAGEGDAPRLEDLLFLHTSTLGVRRSMVERRVLPRATRVVEVLGHTVRIKVATLPNGTQRSKPEFDDVRAVADATGRALGDVSSLALAAAERDR
- a CDS encoding threonine synthase produces the protein MPNWTLACSACGHPESQHAPVGLCPSCGQPFLAIFDGAAPSRDALLPRWDMWRYAPALPLVDGETPVSLGEGLTPLTEFPALARLIGVRRLWIKDEGVNPTASFKARGLSAAVTRAKARGVPGLVVPTAGNAGAALAAYAAAAGMQARIYAPATTPRPILDIIRAMGVDLVTIDGHIGDCGRLSVEYAKETGFFNVATLREPYRAEGNKTLGLELAEQLGWRLPDAIVYPTGGGEGVIGMWKAFHEMRRWGWLDSNARLPQMIVAQAAGCAPLVRALTEGADRATPWENPWTYASGLRVPGPLGDRLVLKTLRESGGDAESATEDEIRDFTARLAHTTGIDAAPEGGAALFVTAKLVRLGRLSADSEVVVYNTGSGASYRA